The Elaeis guineensis isolate ETL-2024a chromosome 3, EG11, whole genome shotgun sequence region AAGCCTTTTTTCTTCCGTTCGCACTGAAACAAGCAATAAAACAGAATGACTTGCGAGTCAAACAATGTCATGATAACACAAAGATGTTAAAAATGTGTGGCATCACTTTAGCAGAAGCATATTGtgaatgaaacataagtcagttGAAACGTTAAAGAGGATAACAAGCATACAAAGTTCAGCAAAATGGCAGCAAACTCTTCCTCAAAGACTAGCTAATACTGAGATATATACTGATTTTCTTTATGAAAAATGATCATAAAAGGCTGTGGGCTATCAGTGGATTCTTGCTAGTTGTACAGTATGGTAACGTTAAAAGTGAGTCTGTTCAGTGATTTAAAATCAGAAATTTAAAAAAgctagtgatagtgatcaaggtCAATATTACTCACAGACAAGCCACACCCAGCCAGATCCAAATAGTGTCATGGCTGACTCTACAAACTTatctctaaaattagagaatgagTCAAAATCCTTTTCAATTTGCTGAAGCAGACCACCCTGAGGCAATTTTCCACCACCTGGTTGCATTGACTCCCAGAAGAAGTCATGGTTCCAGACCTGAATGATTGTCAAATCCAAGTTCACCACCAAACTACCCGCAAAATATTCCACATGCTAAGCAAAATAAAATACAATATCATGACAGAAAACTGTTTGCTACAAATTGCAAAAAGTTGGGAGAACAATCAACTTACATCTCTAGAACTCATCCAGAAAAAGGAAATCTGACCTCAACAAAAAAGTTAAAGGAGACCAAATGGAGACAATGAAATGATAAAAATGTAAAGAACATcatcatttttcaacaactttagATGAACCGGAAGCTAGAATTACCTGAGCAGCATTATTGAATTCTGGTAATGGGTTGCCATTGTTGTATGTCACTTTAATCAGCTCCTCCATAGTGTGGCCATATAACGGGTTTTTTGCAAGCTGTTTATTCAAGCTATCCACATAGTCTCTATGATGTTTTCCCCAGTGTAATTCCAGAGTCCTCTGGCTCATGTACGGTTCCAAagcatcctagagagagaaacatGCAAGACAATGCAAGACAACCTAACATCAGGAGTATCAATAAAGGTATACTGAAAAAGTTATAAGCTTTTAGATGGCAAACAATAATTACAAACCAAAGTGAACAAAACTGCTTGGGACAACCAAAGTAAAATATTGCCACTTACTAGTTCATATGGAGGGGTTGTAAGGCCATAGTAGGCCAAAATTTTGGAAGCTCTTCCAGATTGGCATAACTGTCTTTTCTGCTGTAGAGACTCAACAAAAGGATTATGAATAATATGGCAGCATGGAAACTCATAGAAAAAATGAGCAGGTTGAGTGATATTCATGGCGCCTTGGAATGAACACAATAGCTAtagactacagaattattctttaGATAGATTCTTAAGAACTATAGCACATAGAGTCATGCTGTATATCATGCTTGCCACAGAACTGATGAAAGCTGCCATTAGGGGTGGGGAGAGAGATGTATCAGTAGCAAGTGGAAATCACataccaaagaagaagaaaacttaACATGACATTCCACCCAAAGAACTTCAAATTTATCAGTTCTCAAATAAATTATCTTATGGGTGGAGCATAAATGCTAGGCAGTTATCTAGACTTGGAAGAAAACATGGACATTCGTGGGTGGATATTAGCACTGTTAAATATGAGAAAATTCTGAGTCAGGACCTGAATAGCAGATGGATGGTGCGAATTAGAAAATGAAACCAGCCGAGCTATTTAAGGTAGTAATATACGCAGTTACTCGTGCTCATGGTAGACAGGAAAACTCATTGGACCTTTGCGCAATAGCCCTAGCAACTCTCAGGACATTGAGATCCACTTGGTGCCGATATGGTGAACTCAGTACACCTTTGCAAGTTCTTTTGCAagtccacagaggtcagatataagaatatagaaatcaaattattttctcctgcAATGATCTAGTGCTTCCGCTTTGTATTCCATCTGTTCGACTATTGTCCCAAGAGAGTTATACTCCTTTAAAACCGTCGTGAGTGGAGTTTTTCCTTCTTAATCATTAGTGTTGGAGGTGAGGGAGAACCGCAATGTTCCATTCTAAGAAGAGACATATAGCATCAAACCCTTGCGTTCACAACTTCATGAGTCCTAGAAACCTCGGCCAAAACACACAAACCCGTTCCCCGTGGCAATTAATCCTCAAATGATACCCTACCACGAGGCAAGGAAACCATGGTGCCAACTTCTAAAAGCATCAATTCCAAGTTCCCAACGAAAGGAGGAGAAGTGTTGGTTATATGGGAAACTGGTGGACGAGTTTAATGTTCTGATACGTACCGAACTGGGCTTACGGAGGCTGGTAACGGGCTTGAAACGGAGGAGGCCATGAAAGATTGGAGGCGAAGGTTGGGAGCCGCAGCAGTAGCTTGGAGACAACAGGGGAAACCCCATTGGTCGCCCTTCCCTCTCTCTGTGTGACCGGACTTGGGATCTGTCGATTGAGATGAGGCAACGAGCCGGCGCGCGGGCAAGGGGATGCCGGGATGGGAGCGGTTTCGAGGCGCGAGTGAGGTGAGACCAGGTTGGACCACCGGCTCGGGTCTTCTGGACCCAATAACACCCTCCCGCGGGGGCTGGGATTTTTCCCTGTTCTTCTCGTAGGCAGAATTGCAAGCGCTTCTTGGAAGTCCACAAATGCTATAATACACCACCAACCGTGGCAcggaaaagtttttttttttttgtctttctgCCTGAATCGGCACCCTCATGGCATAAAGGAAATGATATAACTTTGCGATGTCTTGCACCGCCTCTGTATCACACCAATGACATCATTCTACATGATATGAAATTCTATGAGAAGCATTTTTGTACCATAGTTGTGCCACTTAACACTATTCaaagaaacttcttttttttttctttctctgttTATGGATCTTTTTATTTGATTACATTGGGAGGGAAAAAAAAGCTTGCATTTTGAAACAAGAATAGTTTTAATTTTAGCTCTATCTTATACTTGAAGTTTGATAATGAC contains the following coding sequences:
- the LOC105040250 gene encoding superoxide dismutase [Fe] 3, chloroplastic isoform X3, encoding MGFPLLSPSYCCGSQPSPPIFHGLLRFKPVTSLRKPSSQKRQLCQSGRASKILAYYGLTTPPYELDALEPYMSQRTLELHWGKHHRDYVDSLNKQLAKNPLYGHTMEELIKVTYNNGNPLPEFNNAAQVWNHDFFWESMQPGGGKLPQGGLLQQIEKDFDSFSNFRDKFVESAMTLFGSGWVWLVLRTEEKRLSVVRTSNAMCPLIWGDIPIIGLDMWEVTKAESFVSVIITIHATRRKCSGHLLIYRVLS
- the LOC105040250 gene encoding superoxide dismutase [Fe] 3, chloroplastic isoform X5 codes for the protein MGFPLLSPSYCCGSQPSPPIFHGLLRFKPVTSLRKPSSQKRQLCQSGRASKILAYYGLTTPPYELDALEPYMSQRTLELHWGKHHRDYVDSLNKQLAKNPLYGHTMEELIKVTYNNGNPLPEFNNAAQVWNHDFFWESMQPGGGKLPQGGLLQQIEKDFDSFSNFRDKFVESAMTLFGSGWVWLVLRTEEKRLSVVRTSNAMCPLIWGDIPIIGLDMWEHAYYLDYKEENVRAIC
- the LOC105040250 gene encoding superoxide dismutase [Fe] 2, chloroplastic isoform X1; amino-acid sequence: MGFPLLSPSYCCGSQPSPPIFHGLLRFKPVTSLRKPSSQKRQLCQSGRASKILAYYGLTTPPYELDALEPYMSQRTLELHWGKHHRDYVDSLNKQLAKNPLYGHTMEELIKVTYNNGNPLPEFNNAAQVWNHDFFWESMQPGGGKLPQGGLLQQIEKDFDSFSNFRDKFVESAMTLFGSGWVWLVLRTEEKRLSVVRTSNAMCPLIWGDIPIIGLDMWEHAYYLDYKDDREKYINTFMDNLVSWHAATVRMLRAEAFVNLGEPKIPVA
- the LOC105040250 gene encoding superoxide dismutase [Fe] 3, chloroplastic isoform X4 translates to MGFPLLSPSYCCGSQPSPPIFHGLLRFKPVTSLRKPSSQKRQLCQSGRASKILAYYGLTTPPYELDALEPYMSQRTLELHWGKHHRDYVDSLNKQLAKNPLYGHTMEELIKVTYNNGNPLPEFNNAAQVWNHDFFWESMQPGGGKLPQGGLLQQIEKDFDSFSNFRDKFVESAMTLFGSGWVWLVLRTEEKRLSVVRTSNAMCPLIWGDIPIIGLDMWEHAYYLDYKDDREKYINTFMDNLVSWHAATVR
- the LOC105040250 gene encoding superoxide dismutase [Fe] 2, chloroplastic isoform X2, whose amino-acid sequence is MGFPLLSPSYCCGSQPSPPIFHGLLRFKPVTSLRKPSSKRQLCQSGRASKILAYYGLTTPPYELDALEPYMSQRTLELHWGKHHRDYVDSLNKQLAKNPLYGHTMEELIKVTYNNGNPLPEFNNAAQVWNHDFFWESMQPGGGKLPQGGLLQQIEKDFDSFSNFRDKFVESAMTLFGSGWVWLVLRTEEKRLSVVRTSNAMCPLIWGDIPIIGLDMWEHAYYLDYKDDREKYINTFMDNLVSWHAATVRMLRAEAFVNLGEPKIPVA